One window from the genome of Deinococcus reticulitermitis encodes:
- a CDS encoding DUF2089 domain-containing protein: protein MRPLPLPFPDETEPPLVTELRFPSSGTTVRGAFELNEFATLTPENLEFLRLYIRVRGNLKEVERVLGLSYPTVRARFETLLRAIGYEPEVPDPQDAVLEQLERGELTPEEAARRLRR from the coding sequence ATGCGGCCCCTGCCCCTGCCTTTTCCTGACGAAACTGAGCCCCCGCTCGTCACCGAGCTGCGTTTTCCGAGCAGCGGAACGACCGTGCGGGGGGCCTTTGAGCTCAACGAATTCGCCACGCTCACGCCCGAGAACCTCGAATTCCTGCGGCTCTACATCCGGGTGCGCGGCAACCTCAAGGAGGTCGAGCGGGTGCTGGGCCTGAGTTACCCGACCGTCCGCGCCCGCTTCGAGACGCTGCTGCGCGCCATCGGCTACGAACCCGAGGTGCCAGACCCGCAAGACGCCGTGCTGGAGCAACTCGAACGCGGCGAACTGACCCCCGAGGAAGCGGCCCGCCGGTTGCGGCGCTAG
- a CDS encoding Crp/Fnr family transcriptional regulator, producing the protein MNYPSLVWHLKRTELFADLELTELERVAATTPYRFYQPGEVIYRMDDPADALYFVRSGLVKVSKLFPNGKEAILGVIGQHDTFGELLLQPEERRPTQAEALERTTLIVLPRSELQKLLVSKPDLAMKLIRLMAARLFEAQAWTATVSAYSAPERVASLLYRLAREFGRPHPQGVELGLKLNQEDIARMVGATRETVSHSLSRLKKEGAIVRARAPMVVRTDALRLFIDQER; encoded by the coding sequence ATGAACTACCCGAGCCTGGTCTGGCACCTCAAGCGAACTGAACTGTTCGCTGACCTGGAGTTGACCGAACTGGAGCGTGTGGCGGCCACGACGCCGTACCGCTTCTATCAGCCGGGCGAGGTGATCTACCGGATGGACGACCCCGCCGACGCGCTGTATTTCGTTCGCAGCGGGCTGGTCAAGGTCAGCAAACTCTTTCCCAATGGCAAGGAGGCGATCCTCGGGGTGATCGGGCAACACGACACCTTCGGCGAGTTGCTGCTCCAGCCTGAGGAGCGCCGCCCCACCCAGGCCGAGGCGCTCGAGCGCACCACATTGATCGTGCTGCCGCGCTCGGAACTGCAAAAACTGCTCGTGAGCAAGCCGGACCTCGCCATGAAGCTGATCCGGCTGATGGCCGCGCGGCTGTTCGAGGCGCAGGCATGGACCGCCACCGTGAGCGCCTACTCTGCCCCTGAACGGGTGGCGAGCCTGCTCTACCGCCTCGCCCGCGAGTTCGGGCGCCCGCACCCGCAGGGTGTGGAACTGGGCCTCAAGCTCAATCAGGAAGACATCGCGCGCATGGTCGGCGCCACCCGCGAAACGGTGAGCCACAGCCTGAGCCGACTGAAAAAGGAAGGCGCCATCGTCCGGGCCCGCGCCCCCATGGTGGTCCGGACCGACGCCCTGCGCCTTTTTATCGATCAGGAACGCTGA
- a CDS encoding acyl-CoA dehydrogenase C-terminal domain-containing protein, which produces MPSYKAPLRDMKFVMQDLLGAGEQLGALPFYRDNDTADTDLLNQVLDEAARFVETEVAPLNQVGDREGCVRDEHGNVKTPSGFKAAYQKYCAAGWTALDADPTYGGQGMPHLVSIAVNEMVTGANVAWGMYPGLSHGAYSALHAVGTDELKNLYLPKLVSGEWSGTMCLTEPHAGTDLGIIRTKATDNGDGTYAITGTKIFISAGEHDLTENIVHLVLARLEGSPKGTKGISLFLVPKFIPNADGSVGERNGVVCGSLEHKMGIHGNATAVLNFDGARGWLVGEVNKGMNHMFIMMNAARLGTGLQGLGLGEVAYQNALAYAKDRLQMRHEPRVSGEEADPIIIHPDVRRMLLTGKAYTEAGRALALWLALSLDTEQHHPDEAKRKEAGDLVALLTPIAKAFMTDNGFNVAVQSQQIFGGHGYIAEWGMEQFVRDARIGQIYEGTNGIQALDLLGRKVLMDGGKKLQKLAGTLQEFAEENEGDEHIGEYVNQLGKAAQQLGSLTMVVGQKAMQGPEGADEVNAAAVDYLRYFGHVVYGYLWARMAKVAQDKIDAGQDKDGFYLAKTQVARFYFAKLFPETKALAATIKAGGETLAVDDQAVFGWERALATA; this is translated from the coding sequence ATGCCCAGCTACAAAGCCCCCTTGCGTGACATGAAGTTCGTGATGCAGGACCTGCTCGGTGCCGGCGAGCAGCTCGGCGCGCTGCCGTTTTACCGGGACAACGACACCGCCGACACCGATTTGCTCAACCAGGTGCTCGACGAGGCCGCGCGCTTTGTCGAGACCGAGGTGGCGCCGCTCAACCAGGTGGGCGACCGCGAGGGCTGCGTGCGCGATGAGCACGGCAACGTCAAGACGCCGAGCGGCTTCAAGGCCGCCTACCAGAAGTACTGCGCCGCCGGCTGGACCGCCCTTGACGCCGATCCGACCTACGGCGGTCAGGGCATGCCGCATCTCGTGAGCATCGCCGTCAACGAGATGGTGACGGGCGCGAACGTCGCCTGGGGCATGTACCCCGGTCTCTCTCACGGCGCGTACTCGGCGCTGCACGCGGTCGGCACCGACGAGCTGAAAAACCTCTATCTGCCCAAGCTCGTGAGCGGCGAGTGGAGCGGCACGATGTGCCTCACCGAGCCGCACGCCGGCACCGACCTCGGCATCATTCGCACCAAGGCGACCGACAACGGCGACGGCACCTACGCGATTACCGGCACCAAGATCTTTATCAGTGCGGGTGAGCACGACCTCACTGAGAACATTGTGCATCTCGTCCTCGCGCGGCTGGAGGGCAGCCCCAAGGGAACAAAGGGCATCTCGCTGTTCCTCGTCCCCAAGTTCATCCCGAATGCCGACGGCAGCGTGGGCGAGCGCAACGGGGTGGTCTGCGGCAGCCTCGAGCACAAGATGGGTATCCACGGCAACGCGACCGCCGTGCTGAACTTCGACGGCGCGCGCGGCTGGCTCGTCGGCGAGGTCAACAAGGGCATGAACCACATGTTCATCATGATGAACGCCGCCCGCCTCGGCACCGGCCTCCAGGGCCTCGGCCTCGGGGAAGTCGCGTACCAGAACGCGCTCGCCTACGCCAAGGACCGCCTCCAGATGCGCCACGAACCGCGCGTGAGTGGGGAAGAGGCCGACCCGATCATCATTCACCCCGACGTGCGCCGCATGCTGCTCACCGGCAAGGCGTACACCGAGGCCGGGCGCGCGCTCGCGCTGTGGCTCGCCCTCTCCCTCGACACCGAGCAGCACCACCCCGACGAGGCCAAGCGCAAAGAGGCCGGCGACCTCGTGGCGCTCCTGACTCCGATTGCCAAGGCGTTCATGACCGACAACGGCTTCAACGTCGCGGTGCAGAGCCAGCAGATTTTCGGCGGGCACGGCTATATCGCCGAGTGGGGCATGGAGCAGTTCGTGCGCGACGCCCGCATCGGCCAGATCTATGAAGGCACCAACGGCATCCAGGCGCTCGACCTGCTGGGCCGCAAGGTCCTGATGGACGGCGGGAAAAAGCTCCAGAAGCTCGCCGGCACCCTCCAGGAGTTCGCCGAGGAGAACGAGGGCGACGAGCACATCGGCGAGTACGTGAACCAGCTCGGCAAGGCCGCGCAGCAGCTCGGCTCGCTGACGATGGTGGTCGGCCAGAAGGCGATGCAGGGGCCGGAGGGCGCCGACGAGGTGAACGCCGCCGCCGTGGACTACCTGCGTTACTTCGGGCACGTCGTGTACGGCTACCTCTGGGCACGCATGGCGAAGGTCGCGCAGGACAAGATCGACGCCGGCCAGGACAAGGACGGCTTCTACCTCGCCAAGACGCAGGTGGCCCGCTTCTACTTCGCCAAGCTCTTCCCTGAAACCAAGGCGCTCGCCGCCACCATCAAGGCCGGGGGCGAAACGCTCGCGGTGGACGATCAGGCGGTCTTCGGCTGGGAACGCGCGCTCGCCACAGCCTGA